GGGAAAGGGCTGGGGATAGGGGCCTGCCCCGCTGGGCGTTAGTGTGGCCATGGATCAGCACGCCGGAGCATGCTGGCTAGTGGGTATGAGGGGAAGAAAGGAGCCCCGCATCCTCCTGCCTTAGCCGGGCATGCGAAATCCCCAGACGCATGCCGCGGCGAAGCATAGGTCCGCGGCAACGCTCAAGCTTCATCCCCCGCAGCAGGCTGAAGTCCTTCCCCCACGTTGTGGGGGAAGTTAGATGGGGGTGAATTTCAGCATTTTCCTAAAGTAACGGGGTTCGTTTGGTACAAAAACATTTTCCTGTTAAGACGCGGACCTAACACGCTAAACTGCCACTCTTTGCCACCGAAAACAGGCCCAAAAAAAAGAGCGAACCTTGCGGCTCGCTCTTCTGCGCGTTACGATTTGCTGCGAAAAAGACGCTACTTGACCAGCAACAGCTTGTGCGTGAGCACGGTCGTTCCGGCATTCAAACGGACCAGATAAACGCCCGTAGGCAGATTGGCGCCGTTGAAATTCAGGCGATGCTCTCCGGCGGCAAAGCTGGCATTGGCCAGATCCGATACCAGACGGCCCGTGCAGTCAAACACCGAAAGGTTCACCCGCGACGCTTCCGGCAGCGTGAAAGTCAAAGAGGTGTTGGGATTGAAGGGATTGGGATAGGCGCTGAGGGAGTACTCGCTGATCACCGCCGCACCCTGCACCGTCGCCGAAGCTATCTGCTCGCGGTGTTCGGTGCGCGCGCCATTGGCATCCACGTTCACCAGGTAATACCAGTAGGTCTGGCCTTCCGCGACCGTCTGATCGGTGAAGTGATAATTCTGCTGCGTGGTGGAATTCCCCTGCGACGCCAAATCCGTCAGCTTGCTGAACGGGCCGTCCGCCGCTTCGCCGCGCCAGATTTCAAAGGAGGCCACATCGGTCTCCGACGCCGTGCTGAAGCGCACATCCACCGCACTGCCTACGACCACCGCATCAAACGCCGACAGTTCCACGGGAAGGGTCTGATCGGCGGCAAGCTTTACAAGCCATAGGTCGCCGCTGCCTGCGCCATAGGAGTATGTCCAGCCAGCCAACATATATCCGCCATCCGATGTCTGCTGGAGCGCCTGGATTTCGTCCTGACCGTAGCCGCCGTAGAAGCGGTTCCAGAGCATAGAGCCATTATAGTCTGTCCGGACCAGCCACATATCGAGGTCGCCACCACCGTAACTTTGCGTCCAACCACCGACCGCATAACCGCCGTTGGCTGGTTCGATGACCGACGTGGCCCATTCATTGACACCGCCGCCAAAATGTCTCTGCCACTGCATAAGGCCCGACGGATCAGTCTTCACCAGCCAGAAATCCTTCGCGCCACTGGTGAAGGACATGCTCTCACCGGTCATGATAAAGCCGCCGTCCCGTGTAGGCTTCATATCCCAGCATCTCTCAGACGCTGAACCGCCATAAACATGGTTCCAAACCATGTTCCCTGAGAGGTCGGTCTTGATCAGCCAGAAATCATCCATGCCTGCGCCATACGACAATGTGAATCCGCCCAAGGCATAGCCATCCGGCATGGCATGAACGGCATGGCACTCGTCCTCGTTGTAGCCACCATAGGCGCGATTCCACTGCATGGTGCCGACGGCATCCGTCTTGACAAGCCATACGTCACCGCCGCCGCTGCCATACGAATGGGTGTACCCCGCGACGATATAGCCGCCATCCGGCGTCTGCTCAACGGACTTTGCGCCATCGTCGTTGTTGCCACCATAGGTGTGATTCCACTGCATGAGGCCGTCAGCATCCGTCTTAATCAGCCAAAAGTCGTTGCTTCCTGCCCCGTACGATGACGTCATGCCAGCGAGGACATATCCGCCATCGAAGGTCTGCTGAATCGCCCAGCACTCATCCAAGCCAGCTCCGCCAAAGGTGCGGGTCCACTGACTGGTGCCTTGGGCATCTGTCTTAACGATCCAAAAATCGGCGCCGCCCGCTCCATACGAGTGTGTGTGACCCGCCAGTATATAACCGCCATCAGCAGTTTGCTGCGCGGCCTGAAGCCACTCCTCGTTGTACCCGCCATACGTGTGACTCCACTGAGTTTGTGGAGGTTGGGGCAGCGCTTGCGCAGCCAAGAGCAAAAGTAGGGTGAGACTAAGGCAAAGTTTCATGGTGCGTTTCCTGAAGTTTCGGGGTATACACGCAATGTAATGCCCTGCACGTGGTGAAGCAAGCCTGTCAACCACTCTTCTTGAATGGAGTGGGCACTAACTTGCGCACTCTGCAACTATACTTTTCATAGTGAAGGGTCAGCACAAATTAGGATGGGCTGTGAAGTGGACAAAGTGAGGCCACATAACAAGCGAGCGCCAATTGGCGCTCGCTTGTTATACGCTGGACTCCGGCATCGGCTTAGAGGAACATCTTGTCTACATAGCACCAACGCCAGTCTTCACCGGGTTCGAAGGAGCGGATAAGGGGATGGTTGGTGGCGTGAAAGTGCTTGGTGGCATGTTTGTTTTTGGACTGATCACAGCAGCCAACGTGCCCGCAGATCAAGCACATCCGCAAATGCAGCCAGGTGTCGCCGCTCTTCAGGCAGTCCTCGCAGCCCGCAGCGCTGGGGGTGACCTCCCGGATTTGGTTCACGTGCGTACAGTCCACAGTCAGCTCCTTCCCAGTTCCGTAACGGCTTGCTCCTCAAAAACCATGTCCGCCCGTTCCAGCGCGGCGCGGTCCCACTTGGCGGTTTCGGCGGCAGCTTCGTAGGTGCTTTGGAGAAAGCTCAGCACGGCCTGATCGGGGGCTGTGCCGGTGCGCACCGCGTTGTACGGTAACAGAAACTCTCCGATCTCCGGGCTGTAGAAGGCTTCTGTCGGTTTCACCGGATAGGTTTTGAATCCCGCAGGTTCGGGATAGGCGTAGGCATAGAAGGCTGGTTCTCCATAGCCCAGGCCCGGCCAGAAGCCGCAGGAACTGACCTCGTGGGAGTAGGCTTCGAGCATCACATACCGGCCAACGTTGGGGCTGCCCGGGTGGGGGGGAGCTTTGCGTCCGGAAAAACGCGTCACCGCGAGGTCCATCGCACCCCAAAAAAAGTGCACCGGACTTGCTTTGCCCACAAATCGCGAGCGGAACAGGTTCAGAAGGCGGTCTGCTTGCAGCAATATCCGCCAGAACCGCTGCACGTATTCCCGGTCATAGGAGGCATGCTTCGTATCCTGTTCGAAGGGTGTGCGTTCATCCACCTCGACCGGCATGGTCCAGATTTTTACGTCCAATCCCAAGGCATGCAGCGCGGCCATGACATCCCGGTAGAAGAATGCTACGGATCGCGGAGACAGAGCAATTCTCCGGCCCCGCCCCTCACTGGTTTCGATCACTAACTCGTGTTCGAGAAAATCGAAATCGATATGGAAGGTGCGCACGCCGTGAGGAACAGGCCCGGTGGTCAGGCCGCGCGGCGTGACCAACAGAGTGACATTCCACCAGTGGTTGATCAGCGGACACTGCGCGAGCTTGATCTTCCCGACAATCTGCATCCAGCGCTGCAAGGTTTCGTAGGTATCCTGCCATGCGCTGAGCGGCAACTCCGGCCAGGCCTCTGAAACGGGCATGCGCGTTTCCAATTTATCGGCCATCGGTCATTCCTTATACGTCAGCACTCGTCCCCACAGGCTCTTGGTCCCCCAGATGCCCGAGCGGAGACATTCCAGTTGGACGATCTGGCTATGATCCACAAACAGGTTCATCTCCACGCCGTAGTTCTTGATGTACCAGGCAAACACGGCGGGATCCGCCGCTTCGAACATCAGCTTCTCCGGCCCGAGTTCACTGATAAAGCGTGCGGGAATTTCCGTGCGCCACGGTTCGACATTTTCCGTGATGCCTTCGGACTCGATCATGATCATGTAAGCGCCCGCGTC
This genomic stretch from bacterium harbors:
- a CDS encoding UBP-type zinc finger domain-containing protein, whose translation is MTVDCTHVNQIREVTPSAAGCEDCLKSGDTWLHLRMCLICGHVGCCDQSKNKHATKHFHATNHPLIRSFEPGEDWRWCYVDKMFL
- a CDS encoding DUF5996 family protein, with translation MPVSEAWPELPLSAWQDTYETLQRWMQIVGKIKLAQCPLINHWWNVTLLVTPRGLTTGPVPHGVRTFHIDFDFLEHELVIETSEGRGRRIALSPRSVAFFYRDVMAALHALGLDVKIWTMPVEVDERTPFEQDTKHASYDREYVQRFWRILLQADRLLNLFRSRFVGKASPVHFFWGAMDLAVTRFSGRKAPPHPGSPNVGRYVMLEAYSHEVSSCGFWPGLGYGEPAFYAYAYPEPAGFKTYPVKPTEAFYSPEIGEFLLPYNAVRTGTAPDQAVLSFLQSTYEAAAETAKWDRAALERADMVFEEQAVTELGRS
- a CDS encoding T9SS type A sorting domain-containing protein; protein product: MKLCLSLTLLLLLAAQALPQPPQTQWSHTYGGYNEEWLQAAQQTADGGYILAGHTHSYGAGGADFWIVKTDAQGTSQWTRTFGGAGLDECWAIQQTFDGGYVLAGMTSSYGAGSNDFWLIKTDADGLMQWNHTYGGNNDDGAKSVEQTPDGGYIVAGYTHSYGSGGGDVWLVKTDAVGTMQWNRAYGGYNEDECHAVHAMPDGYALGGFTLSYGAGMDDFWLIKTDLSGNMVWNHVYGGSASERCWDMKPTRDGGFIMTGESMSFTSGAKDFWLVKTDPSGLMQWQRHFGGGVNEWATSVIEPANGGYAVGGWTQSYGGGDLDMWLVRTDYNGSMLWNRFYGGYGQDEIQALQQTSDGGYMLAGWTYSYGAGSGDLWLVKLAADQTLPVELSAFDAVVVGSAVDVRFSTASETDVASFEIWRGEAADGPFSKLTDLASQGNSTTQQNYHFTDQTVAEGQTYWYYLVNVDANGARTEHREQIASATVQGAAVISEYSLSAYPNPFNPNTSLTFTLPEASRVNLSVFDCTGRLVSDLANASFAAGEHRLNFNGANLPTGVYLVRLNAGTTVLTHKLLLVK